In Tripterygium wilfordii isolate XIE 37 chromosome 15, ASM1340144v1, whole genome shotgun sequence, one DNA window encodes the following:
- the LOC120016529 gene encoding uncharacterized protein LOC120016529 isoform X2, producing MNSRTARLRLAPIDVVNMGRDLVATCYMNWASLFQECVRDFNRAHQICPRTTSQGSLTLGGIKRTDPFSCSASELTRDSWSRTDTDRRRFGNRLCLSLIFS from the exons ATGAACTCAC GCACTGCACGTCTGCGCCTTGCTCCAATAGATGTTGTTAACATGGGCAGAGATCTGGTTGCAACTTGTTACATGAATTGGGCTTCTTTGTTTCAG GAGTGTGTACGGGATTTTAATCGGGCTCATCAAATTTGTCCAAG AACAACCTCTCAGGGGTCTTTGACACTGGGTGGGATCAAAAGGACGGATCCATTCTCTTGTTCAGCCTCCGAACTCACTAGGGATTCTTGGAGCCGCACCGACACTGACAGAAGAAGATTTGGTAATCGATTGTGTCTCTCTCTAATTTTCTCTTGA
- the LOC120016529 gene encoding uncharacterized protein LOC120016529 isoform X1 encodes MSFCCRLNEEHDGYFSPFLHITIIGTARLRLAPIDVVNMGRDLVATCYMNWASLFQECVRDFNRAHQICPRTTSQGSLTLGGIKRTDPFSCSASELTRDSWSRTDTDRRRFGNRLCLSLIFS; translated from the exons AACATGACGGGTATTTTTCACCTTTTCTTCACATCACAATAATAGGCACTGCACGTCTGCGCCTTGCTCCAATAGATGTTGTTAACATGGGCAGAGATCTGGTTGCAACTTGTTACATGAATTGGGCTTCTTTGTTTCAG GAGTGTGTACGGGATTTTAATCGGGCTCATCAAATTTGTCCAAG AACAACCTCTCAGGGGTCTTTGACACTGGGTGGGATCAAAAGGACGGATCCATTCTCTTGTTCAGCCTCCGAACTCACTAGGGATTCTTGGAGCCGCACCGACACTGACAGAAGAAGATTTGGTAATCGATTGTGTCTCTCTCTAATTTTCTCTTGA
- the LOC120016529 gene encoding uncharacterized protein LOC120016529 isoform X3 codes for MSFCCRLNEEHDGYFSPFLHITIIGTARLRLAPIDVVNMGRDLVATCYMNWASLFQVFCRSVYGILIGLIKFVQGGMTDQMALSFSLL; via the exons AACATGACGGGTATTTTTCACCTTTTCTTCACATCACAATAATAGGCACTGCACGTCTGCGCCTTGCTCCAATAGATGTTGTTAACATGGGCAGAGATCTGGTTGCAACTTGTTACATGAATTGGGCTTCTTTGTTTCAG GTCTTTTGCAGGAGTGTGTACGGGATTTTAATCGGGCTCATCAAATTTGTCCAAG GAGGAATGACTGATCAGATGGCTTTGTCATTTTCACTGTTGTAG